From Ndongobacter massiliensis:
GCGTATTGATTCAGGGGCGCATTCAGACGGGTTCGTATGAAGCGCAGGACGGTACGCGGCGCTATACGACGGACATTGTCGCAAATTCGGTCGAATTTATCGACTGGAAAGATCGTGACGGCGGCTATGCGCAGCCTTCACGTACGCCATACCCGAACAATGAGCAGGCGCAGTCCGGCAATAAGGCAGATGACGACTTTTTGGGAAGCGACTTCAGCCCCGTTGACGACGAGCGGATTCCATTTTAATCAAGGCGATTAAAACCAGGAGGAAACATGCAGAACAGAAGATTTCGTCCGCGCAGAAAGGTATGCCAATTCTGCAAGGATAAGAATAAAACGATCGATTATAAAAACGTGGATTCGCTGATGCCTTTTATCAGTGAACGCGGAAAGATCTTGCCGCGTCGTGTCACGGGCACTTGTGCGAAACATCAACGCGATGTCAACACGGCAATTAAGCGGGCGCGTCATATCGCGCTGATTCCGTACGAAGCCAAGTAAGTGCGAAACAAGGAAAATGCAACGTCCGGTCTCCTCGAGGAGATCGGGCGTTTTGCCGTACAGGGGTGCTGTAGAGGGGATTCCTTGCTTTTTGCGGGATATGGTAAAATAAGAACGATAAGTTTGGGAGGTAATTGTGGCGGGTAATCCTAGGGAAGAAAAAAAGCAGCAGCGCGTGCTGCAGCATTGGCAGATCGTGGCGCTCTGTTTAGCGTTTTACGATATATGCGTCATGCACTTCGCCTACTTTCTCGGTCTTTGGCTGCGCTTTGATTTTGTATTTTCACAAATCCCGCAGTTCTATTTGGATGCCTACCTCACCTTTATGCCCATTTACACCCTGGGCAGCCTGCTGATCTTTCTCGTCTTTCACCTCTACCGATTTATGTGGCAGTTTGCCAGCTTTAAGGAATTGTGGCGCATTCTTTCCGCCTGTTTGTTGACAACCGTTTTCCACGTCGTCGGGACGCTTCTTTTTGTGCGGCGCATGCCGATCTCGTACTACCTGGTTGGTGCGGTCGCGCAGACGGTCTTAATGGTGCTGATTCGTTTTTCCTATCGATTTTTTATACGCGAGCAACTGGAGCGCAGTCGCCGCAATCCGGAGCGAAAGGTCAAACGGGCGATGATAATCGGCGCGGGCTTTGCCGGACAGATGATCTTGCGGGAACTGTTGCATAATCGCTCATTGGGTGTGGTGCCCTGTTGTATCATTGATGACGATCCGAATAAATTGAATCGTTCCATTGAAGGGATTCCCATTGTCGGGACGCGGGAAGACATTCTGTATAACGCAAAATTCTATAAAATTGATCAGATCCTGTACGCCATTCCATCCGCTTCTTCGGAAGAAAAGCGCGAAATTCTGGGCGTTTGCAAGGAATCCGGCTGCGAATTAAAGACGCTGCCGAGTCTGTCACAATTGGTGAGCGGGGACGTCCTGCTTAGTCGCATGAAGCCGGTGGACGTGGCGGATTTGCTGGGACGCGAGCCTATTTCGGTGAATCTGGAGGAAATCGGCGGCTATCTTACCGACAAAACGGTATTGGTTACGGGGGCAGGCGGCTCAATCGGCAGCGAACTGTGCCGTCAGATTGCGGCACATCACCCGAAAAAACTGTTGCTTTTTGACATTTATGAGAACAATGTCTATGCCATTGATTTGGAACTCAAAGAATGCGATCCGCATCTGGATTGTACGCCATTGATCGGCTCAGTGCAGGACTTGCGTCGTTTAGACCGCATTTTTGACCGATATCGGCCGGATCTTGTCTATCATGCGGCAGCGCACAAACATGTGCCGCTGATGGAAGGAAGTCCCTGCGAGTCCATCAAAAACAACGTTGTGGGAACGTACAATACCGCGTGTATGGCTCTGAAATACGGTGCCAAGCGCTTTGTGTTAATTTCCACGGACAAGGCGGTCAATCCGACGAATATCATGGGAGCAAGCAAGCGATTGTGCGAGATGGTCATTCAAAGTCTCAATGAGGTTTCGATGGAGGGCGCGGAAGATTCGTTGCCGCGACTCTATGCGGCGTTGGGTGGAGTGGCGCCGGCAAACTTTGCCCGGAAAATTGCGCCCGGAAAAACGGAATTTGTCGCCGTGCGCTTCGGCAATGTCTTGGAGAGTAACGGGTCAGTCATTCCGATTTTCAAACATCAGATTGAGCAGGGCGGACCGGTGACAGTGACCCATCCCGATATTATTCGTTACTTTATGACGATTCCCGAAGCCGTGCGATTAGTGCTGCAAGCGGGCGCCTATGCCAAGGGCGGGGAACTCTTTGTTTTGAACATGGGCAATCCGGTGAAAATTGATTCCCTGGCGCGCAATCTCATTCGTCTCTCGGGTTATCAGCCGGATGTGGACATTAAGATCGTGTATACGGGACTGCGCCCCGGTGAAAAGCTCTATGAGGAACCGCTCATGGATGAAGAAAATATGGGGACAACGGCAAACCGCCTGATCTTTATCGGGCAGCCGCTTACTTTCAACAGGCAAGAATTTTTTGAGCAGCTCATTGAATTGTCAAAGGCCGCTTATGAAAACTGCGCGGATATGAAGTTGCTCGTGTCCAAGGTTGTGACGACGTATCGCCCAGATGAACGGGGTGAGGAAGAGTAGAAAACGGCATCGACGCAGAAGTCGGATGTTGCACAAAGGGAAGAGTGAAAAGAGGGAGCTCATGAAAATTTCTTTTTCTCCACCGGATATTACGGAACGGGAAATTGACGAAGTTGCGGAAGCCCTGCGCTCCGGTTGGATTACGACCGGTCCGCGGACAAAGGAATTGGAACGGCGTTTGGCAGAATTTTGTGGCGCGTCCCGCGCAGTTTGTCTGAATTCGCAGACGGCGGCGGCGGAAATGTGTCTGCGATTGTTGGGCGTGGGACCCGGTGATGAAGTCATTACAAGCGCCTACACATACACTGCGACGGCGTCGGTAATTGAACACGTCGGGGCGAAAATCGTATTTGCTGATTTGACACCCAACTCGTTTGAGATGGATTATGATGCCGTTGAATCGCTGATCACGGACCGCACAAAGGTCATTATTCCGGTTGACATCGGCGGCGTTCCTTGTGATTATGACCGCGTCTTTTCGCTGGTGGAGAAGCATAAGCGACAGTTCCATCCGAATAACGCACTTCAGGAAGCATTCGGGCGCATCATCGTATTGGCGGACACGGCACATTCCTTGGGGGCGACGATTTCTACGCCGGAGAACGGCGTGGTTCATACGGGCGCTATCGCCGATTTTTCTGCTTTTTCTTTTCATGCGGTAAAGAATTTTACGACGGCGGAGGGAGGAGCGCTCTTGTGGCGTGCGCACCCGGGGCTATCGGATGAAGATCTTTACAAACAGCTGCAGCTTTTATCGCTGCATGGACAAAATAAGGATGCATTGGCAAAAACAAAGTTGGGTGCTTGGGAGTATGATATTCTCTCGACCGCTTATAAGTGCAATATGACGGACATTCAGGCCGCGATCGGTTTGGTGCAGTTAGATCGCTATCCGGGCATGCTGGCACGCCGTCGGTCTATTATTGAGCGCTACGATGCTGCATTTCAACCGTTGGGGGTGTGGAGTATGCCGCACTTCACCGAACGGCATGCTTCGTCGGGACACTTGTACATCGCTCGCATTCCGGATTGTGATGTTGAACGGCGCAACTGTTTGATTGAAGCCATGGCGAAGCGAGGCATTGCTTGCAATGTACATTATAAGCCCTTACCGATGATGACGGCGTATAAAAATCTTGGCTTTTCCATCTCGGATTTCCCGCATGCCTATGCGTTTTACGAAAATGAAATTACACTACCCCTTCATACGAAGTTGATAGATGAAGAGGTGGAGTACATTATTCATAATTTTGTCGAGGTGTTGCAGACGGTGGCTTAATCTTCAGTGAAGCGAGGCGGATCTGGGCAAAAGAGGGTGCACGAAATGGAAACACAGGCGGGAGAGGTATGTTGCGAAAATGGGACAATTTACCGGCTGAGCTGAAAACGGATGCGGTACGACCCTATTATGAAATTTTGACAAAGAAAAAAGGAAGCCTTATCGCTAAACGGATTTTTGACATCATCGTCTCTTTTCTGTTGCTGCTGCTTCTGTCGCCGTTATTTCTCGTTCTCGCGATCGCGATCAAGTTCGATTCGCCGGGGCCTGTTTTTTTCAGGCAAGTGCGGGTCACGCAGTACGGGCGCACCTTTCGCATTTTTAAGTTTCGAACAATGGTGCAGAACGCAGAACAGTTGGGGGCAAAAGTCACCGGACATCAGGATGCAAGGATCACAAAAATCGGACAAAAACTGCGCCGCTATCGCCTCGATGAAATTCCACAGCTTCTGGATGTATTCCGCGGAACGATGAGTTTTGTGGGCACTCGTCCGGAAACGCCCAACTACGTGGCGCAGTATACCGATGAGATGCGGGCGACGCTCTTGTTGCCGGCGGGCGTGACTTCGCTTGCGAGTATTCGCTTTAAGGATGAGGCGGATTTGCTTGCCGGAGTGGCAGATATCGATACAGCCTATGTGCAGGAGGTCCTGCCGCGGAAGATGGCGTATAATCTCCAAAGTCTACGAGAGTACAGTTTTTGGGGTGACTGTAAATTGATGTTGCAAACGGTGGCAGCCGTGTGGAGGAAATAGCGTAAAAGGGTAATTTCCTTTGAGCAGTGGAGCGCTGAATGAGTTGTGCTATCGATTGAACTGCAATCGGAGAATGGGATAAATCATGAATTTTGAAAACGGGTGGCTTGTTGCTCCACGTTCTGTACAGTATGTGGAGCAACAAGAAGACAATATGAAGCAGATAACCGCCGGTTACTTTTCTTTTTGGCATCGGTTTCTGACAAAGTTCTCGACGGAATATGTGTTCGGAAGGGTGGAAAAAACAGTCCATCTGATAGACGGTCTTGTTTTTAATCGCGAGGAGCGTCATGATTTGCCTGAAGAAGAACGTAGGTCTCTGGAGACGTATCTTGTGCTTGAAGCAGAACGGTCGAAAAAAAATCCGCTCTATTTTTCGGATTATGATGGTACCTTTAACGGCTTGTACTATGACACCGAAGCAGACAAAGGTGTTTTTTTTACGAATCCATTGGGAGAGCGCACTGTCTATTATATAGAGAACGGTCCGGGTGGACTTTGGGTCTCGTCGAACTATAACTGGTTACTACGTGCGCTTCATGAATGCGGCTATCAATCGGAAATGGATGTGCAAGCTTTTCGCAGTATGGTGGTTTTCGGCGGCATGCACGATGACCGGACATGGGATTGTAAGATCAAGCGTCTGATGCCGGGCTGTTATCTTTCTTATGAGCAAGGGCGTTGCACCGTTCATTCCTATTACACATTCGATACATCAAACCCCGTGTACGGAGTTTCGGAAGCGGAATGGATTGAGCGCTTGGATTCGGCATTTCGCCGCGCATATCAGGCGGAGTTGGCGGTCGATGAAGCGCTCGACCTGACTTCATTGATCGACATTAGCGGCGGCTTGGATTCACGCATGACGACGCTGGTGGCGGCGGAGCTGGGTGTTGAAAATGCCGTCTTGATTTCCTATGCAGCAATGGGAAGCGATGAACAAAAAGTGGCGCAGCTTGTCGCAGAAAAAACACACTTTCCGTTTTTGTTTTCCGGAATTGACGATGCCAATTATGCAAAAGACATCGAGTCTCTACTGCGCGGAAACTTCGGCGCAGCGTATTACATTGGAATCACGGGAGGTCAGCGATTTTTATCTTGGCTGAACGACGAGAAATTCGGCATCCAGCACACCGGTCTATTAGGTGATATGGGAGGTGGAGGCTATTTTCCTGAAGACGAGGGTGCCAATGAATACCGTGTCAACCCAATCATTCGGAGTGGGGAGGACCATGAGGCTGCAAAGCAGTGTTACCCCAATGCTGAAACCTTTTATTTTTATACCCGCGGTCCTCTCTGGGGGCTTTCCAGCATGACGGCGCGTCGCAATTACACGGAGTCTTTTTCTCCTTTTATGAGTCGGGAATTTTTGGAGCTGAGCCACTCCATTCCTCCCGAATTGCGTAAAAACGGGTTCATTTTCTTGGAATGGATGAAGAAGAAAGTTCCATTAGCGGCTTCCATTCCGCAGGCAAAGGGCATGGTAGCACCGGGAAAGCCGGAATGGGTCAAGCAGTTCCATCAACGCGTCATCTATCGCTTACCGGGAGTTGCTCACCGCATTCGGCGCACGCTGTGTCTGAATCGTCCCGTCAAAGATACACGCTCCATGAACCCGGTTGGGCTTTGGGTGGAGAATCGAACCGACTTAACGCGTTTTATGGAAGAGCACATGCAACGAGGATTGCAGACCATTGAAGGTTGTGCTGCTTTGGAAGACATTTACACATACTTTACGAATAAAAATGTTCCCTTTTTTGAAAAAACGGCGTTTCTTACCGCTGCCGAGGCGGTACGAAGATATATTAATCCGAGTAATTCCATAGAGAGGAGGTAGAATGGCTGCAATCAAAGAACGGCTGAGCACCGGAACAAAGGCGCTGCGCGCGCGAGGCTTTTTTCATATCTTTTTTGGCAACACCCTGGTGAAAATCATTAGTTTGAGTTCCGCCATGCTGCTTCCGCGGATTCTTTCTTCGACGACGGATTACGGACTGCTTTCGACGATTGATAACTTCAATTCCTACCTGATCCTTCTGAACGGCATGGGGCTTTCCACCTCGGTCTTGCGCTATTGCTCCTTAGAGGAATCGAAGGAAGGA
This genomic window contains:
- a CDS encoding single-stranded DNA-binding protein; this encodes MNSVTLMGRLTRDPELSYNNTTGNAMARFSVAVDKQLSREKKQEMESRNQPTADFLNVVCWGRLAESVNSFTAKGKRVLIQGRIQTGSYEAQDGTRRYTTDIVANSVEFIDWKDRDGGYAQPSRTPYPNNEQAQSGNKADDDFLGSDFSPVDDERIPF
- the rpsR gene encoding 30S ribosomal protein S18 — encoded protein: MQNRRFRPRRKVCQFCKDKNKTIDYKNVDSLMPFISERGKILPRRVTGTCAKHQRDVNTAIKRARHIALIPYEAK
- a CDS encoding nucleoside-diphosphate sugar epimerase/dehydratase codes for the protein MAGNPREEKKQQRVLQHWQIVALCLAFYDICVMHFAYFLGLWLRFDFVFSQIPQFYLDAYLTFMPIYTLGSLLIFLVFHLYRFMWQFASFKELWRILSACLLTTVFHVVGTLLFVRRMPISYYLVGAVAQTVLMVLIRFSYRFFIREQLERSRRNPERKVKRAMIIGAGFAGQMILRELLHNRSLGVVPCCIIDDDPNKLNRSIEGIPIVGTREDILYNAKFYKIDQILYAIPSASSEEKREILGVCKESGCELKTLPSLSQLVSGDVLLSRMKPVDVADLLGREPISVNLEEIGGYLTDKTVLVTGAGGSIGSELCRQIAAHHPKKLLLFDIYENNVYAIDLELKECDPHLDCTPLIGSVQDLRRLDRIFDRYRPDLVYHAAAHKHVPLMEGSPCESIKNNVVGTYNTACMALKYGAKRFVLISTDKAVNPTNIMGASKRLCEMVIQSLNEVSMEGAEDSLPRLYAALGGVAPANFARKIAPGKTEFVAVRFGNVLESNGSVIPIFKHQIEQGGPVTVTHPDIIRYFMTIPEAVRLVLQAGAYAKGGELFVLNMGNPVKIDSLARNLIRLSGYQPDVDIKIVYTGLRPGEKLYEEPLMDEENMGTTANRLIFIGQPLTFNRQEFFEQLIELSKAAYENCADMKLLVSKVVTTYRPDERGEEE
- a CDS encoding DegT/DnrJ/EryC1/StrS aminotransferase family protein, with the translated sequence MKISFSPPDITEREIDEVAEALRSGWITTGPRTKELERRLAEFCGASRAVCLNSQTAAAEMCLRLLGVGPGDEVITSAYTYTATASVIEHVGAKIVFADLTPNSFEMDYDAVESLITDRTKVIIPVDIGGVPCDYDRVFSLVEKHKRQFHPNNALQEAFGRIIVLADTAHSLGATISTPENGVVHTGAIADFSAFSFHAVKNFTTAEGGALLWRAHPGLSDEDLYKQLQLLSLHGQNKDALAKTKLGAWEYDILSTAYKCNMTDIQAAIGLVQLDRYPGMLARRRSIIERYDAAFQPLGVWSMPHFTERHASSGHLYIARIPDCDVERRNCLIEAMAKRGIACNVHYKPLPMMTAYKNLGFSISDFPHAYAFYENEITLPLHTKLIDEEVEYIIHNFVEVLQTVA
- a CDS encoding sugar transferase — protein: MLRKWDNLPAELKTDAVRPYYEILTKKKGSLIAKRIFDIIVSFLLLLLLSPLFLVLAIAIKFDSPGPVFFRQVRVTQYGRTFRIFKFRTMVQNAEQLGAKVTGHQDARITKIGQKLRRYRLDEIPQLLDVFRGTMSFVGTRPETPNYVAQYTDEMRATLLLPAGVTSLASIRFKDEADLLAGVADIDTAYVQEVLPRKMAYNLQSLREYSFWGDCKLMLQTVAAVWRK